The genome window TACCTAGGAGGCTTAACAGTAAGAGGCCACATATGTTTTAAAATTATATCCGTTTCTTTTTCATTTATTTGAAAAAATAAAGTTGCATTTTTTAATGCTTCTCTAGGGTGAGTAAATCCATGTAATCCTTTTCTATCACCTTTGTAATGCCAATCGTAAAGAAAAAAGTCGTGTAGTAAAGCTCCTCTAATTACACTTTGAATATCAACATTTAGGTGCAATTTTTTACATAATAAATAACTATAATATGCTACTGATAAACTATGTTCAAGACATGAAACATTGCCATGATGAGGAAAAGTTCTCATAAGTTGTACTTTTTCAGAAGAAAGTATCTCAGAAGCACATTCATTAAAATATT of Clostridioides sp. ES-S-0054-01 contains these proteins:
- a CDS encoding HD domain-containing protein: MLSKAEIKYFNECASEILSSEKVQLMRTFPHHGNVSCLEHSLSVAYYSYLLCKKLHLNVDIQSVIRGALLHDFFLYDWHYKGDRKGLHGFTHPREALKNATLFFQINEKETDIILKHMWPLTVKPPRYKEALIVCLLDKFCCLVETLKIHSLLSPYHI